The Drosophila mauritiana strain mau12 chromosome 2R, ASM438214v1, whole genome shotgun sequence genome has a segment encoding these proteins:
- the LOC117135775 gene encoding uncharacterized protein LOC117135775, with amino-acid sequence MVVVQGMYEVTELVAGSVGCVCLYMAGCNALPMEHIPDLPSALFVLTTVLVLHHLRVMNCAPLQKLWILLVELLVSYVCTQVVVLLWLQLHRLMNELRDQAVNTRMGLHLLETYPKVFMFLRQDVCYFGQLIMSLACTYKAIMVTHALDYALPNRRTYRYYETNAMDDNLGDGPRRSYRRTNRRSTRRKSTVRGRTK; translated from the coding sequence GTGGGATGCGTGTGTCTATACATGGCCGGATGCAATGCGCTGCCCATGGAGCATATTCCCGATCTTCCGTCGGCGCTGTTCGTTCTGACCACAGTCCTTGTTCTGCATCATCTGAGGGTAATGAACTGCGCACCGCTGCAGAAGCTTTGGATTTTGCTGGTGGAACTGTTGGTCTCCTATGTGTGCACCCAGGTCGTAGTGCTCTTGTGGCTCCAGTTGCACCGCCTTATGAACGAACTTCGGGACCAAGCAGTAAATACTCGTATGGGCTTGCATCTTTTGGAAACCTATCCAAAAGTCTTTATGTTTTTGCGCCAGGATGTCTGCTATTTTGGGCAGCTTATCATGTCCTTGGCGTGCACCTACAAGGCGATAATGGTCACTCATGCCCTGGACTACGCCCTACCAAATCGCCGGACCTACAGGTACTATGAGACTAACGCCATGGATGACAACTTAGGCGATGGTCCGCGGCGTTCTTACCGAAGGACCAACCGGCGATCAACACGGAGGAAGAGTACCGTGCGTGGCCGCACAAAATAG
- the LOC117135774 gene encoding SH3 domain-containing protein Dlish — protein MAFLCPVRMRRDKKKATNASIERDLPAVGVLGMGRITGSSSIETLVRVGIEKEHGLSPDSKMVVLHDFTPCVDDELEVKRGQLVNILYRENDWVYVIGQDSRQEGFIPFSYCAPCNTQLADLAVKKKLPREQCPEQPIEENIPLLGTDNKLDVLCDETLNPGSANSIENTLLVEPECTPFVKEPSGRCIVLYTFIARDENDLSVERGEFVTVLNREDPDWFWIMRSDGQEGFVPASFIYPADSVRVLQQQKATLNAMETILQQGQPGQQTQQQQQPQLGLGTDDLRYHGTELVMLYDYKAQAPDDLYLSVRRGDWIYADLTNQTVDGWLWAYAPKTRKYGFIPKAYARPPAMTSL, from the exons ATGGCTTTTCTTTGCCCCGTGCGCATGAGGCGCGACAAGAAGAAAG CTACAAATGCCAGCATAGAGAGAGACTTGCCTGCTGTGGGTGTATTGGGTATGGGCCGCATAACTGGTTCCTCCAGCATTGAAACACTTGTAAGAGTGGGCATTGAAAAGGAACACGGTCTAAG TCCTGATTCTAAGATGGTTGTGCTGCATGACTTTACTCCTTGCGTGGATGATGAACTAGAGGTTAAGCGTGGACAGCTAGTTAATATCTTGTACAGAGAAAACGATTGGGTCTACGTGATTGGTCAGGACTCTAGGCAGGAGGGTTTCATACCCTTCTCCTATTGTGCTCCCTGCAACACGCAACTGGCGGATTTGGCTGTCAAGAAGAAACTGCCAAGGGAACAGTGTCCAGAGCAGCCGATCGAAGAGAATATACCACTTTTGGGCACGGATAACAAGCTGGATGTTCTTTGCGATGAAACCTTAAATCCTGGCTCTGCCAACAGCATAGAGAACACCCTGCTGGTGGAGCCAGAGTGTACACCTTTCGTGAAGGAACCGTCCGGGCGCTGTATCGTTTTGTACACCTTTATAGCCAGGGACGAGAATGACTTGTCCGTGGAACGGGGTGAATTTGTTACCGTGCTAAATCGCGAGGATCCCGATTGGTTTTGGATAATGCGCAGCGATGGCCAGGAAGGATTTGTGCCAGCCAGCTTTATTTATCCTGCAGACAGTGTGCGAGTTTTGCAGCAACAGAAAGCCACATTGAATGCCATGGAGACCATTTTGCAGCAGGGTCAACCAGGACAGCAGacccaacaacagcagcagccacaattGGGCTTGGGAACAGATGATCTACGCTACCATGGCACGGAGCTGGTGATGCTGTATGATTACAAAGCGCAAGCTCCAGACGATCTGTACCTTTCTGTGCGGAGAGGAGATTGGATTTACGCAGACTTGACCAATCAGACTGTGGATGGCTGGCTCTGGGCTTATGCTCCGAAAACCCGCAAATATGGATTCATTCCGAAAGCCTATGCCCGACCACCCGCCATGACCAGCCTTTGA
- the LOC117135773 gene encoding uncharacterized protein LOC117135773 — MSLRALRKRETGTGYGNYNNHLAAPARTSQASLFKKASTAITSPKKSLLKTGNSVCGLDKRNLFREQKLLGRKCHSSPDLRQIGKYQNNSLLRSKSEGDVSLILASNSGAPLTVANAKSEVCLQRISSHSYEQSPRTLINKREMLGGARSHRDLTQSSYGNQAGGNSVDLESNSRTPRRMSECSLGYSQSSSRHTGSNSMFASQMTLSSGSVVPPVDPNAVLRVPIIGYEVMEERARFTAYKLRVENPETNDYWLVMRRYTDFVRLNSKLKQAFPNLTLMLPRKKLFGDNFNAVFLDNRVQGLQIFVNSVMAKEDLRKCKLVREFFCLDEPPSYSESMEECRAIFEAQEETIEHMKLQIRNKNDLILSLQQKLREEMNEKEQLREAMKNMELNCSHCSSASDSLGIK, encoded by the exons ATGTCACTGCGTGCGCTTCGGAAAAGAGAAACAGGCACTGGCTACGGCAACTATAACAACCATTTAGCAGCACCAGCAAGAACTTCACAAGCATCGCTCTTTAAGAAGGCCAGCACAGCAATAACGTCACCGAAGAAATCGTTGCTAAAAACTGGGAACTCCGTCTGCGGGTTGGATAAACGGAACCTGTTCCGGGAGCAGAAGCTACTCGGTCGCAAGTGCCACTCGAGTCCTGACCTACGACAAATCGGAAAATACCAAAACAACAGCCTGTTGCGCAGCAAATCGGAGGGGGATGTTAGTTTAATCCTGGCTAGCAATTCCGGTGCTCCATTGACGGTGGCAAACGCCAAGTCAGAGGTTTGCCTGCAAAGGATTAGCTCTCACAGTTACGAACAATCTCCGAGAACGCTGATAAACAAAAGAGAAATGCTCGGCGGTGCACGTTCCCATCGCGACCTGACGCAGTCGTCCTATGGCAACCAGGCAGGTGGAAATTCCGTGGACTTGGAGTCCAACTCTAGAACTCCTCGCCGTATGAGCGAGTGTAGCTTGGGCTACAGCCAATCCAGCTCCCGGCACACTGGCTCCAACTCTATGTTCGCCAGCCAGATGACCCTCTCCTCGGGATCGGTGGTGCCGCCCGTGGACCCCAACGCTGTGCTAAGGGTTCCCATCATTGGTTACGAGGTTATGGAGGAACGTGCGCGTTTCACTGCCTACAAGCTGCGCGTCGAGAATCCGGAGACCAACGACTATTGGCTTGTTATGCGACGCTACACCGACTTCGTACGGCTTAATAGCAAGCTAAAACAGGCTTTCCCCAACCTTACGCTCATGCTGCCCCGGAAAAAGCTTTTTGGCGATAACTTCAATGCCGTCTTTCTCGACAATCGGGTGCAAGGTCTGCAGATCTTCGTCAACTCAGTGATGGCCAAGGAGGATCTGCGCAAGTGCAAGCTGGTGCGGGAGTTCTTCTGCCTAGACGAGCCGCCTTCGTACTCTGAATCCATGGAGGAGTGTCGT GCAATTTTCGAAGCTCAGGAGGAGACGATTGAGCATATGAAGCTGCAGATTCGAAATAAAAACGATCTCATTCTCAGTTTGCAGCAGAAACTGCGCGAGGAAATGAACGAGAAGGAGCAGCTGAGAGAAGCTATGAA AAATATGGAGCTTAATTGCTCGCACTGCTCATCTGCTAGCGACAGTTTGGGCATAAAGTAG